A window of Ruminococcus champanellensis 18P13 = JCM 17042 contains these coding sequences:
- a CDS encoding zinc-ribbon domain-containing protein, which translates to MENSLSRMRPHLVSEWSEKNFPLTPDTVTFGSNKTVWWKGACGHEWQTSIKARSAGEQCPICSGARVLRGYNDFESKFPELAKEWSPKNEPLRPSMITAATHRKVIWRCKLGHEWTASVKSRTVNGTGCPYCSHNFVLPGFNDLASRFPEIAKEWSERNLPLTPDQVTAFKNIKVWWKCHLGHEWNTLISTRAGGSQCPYCSGIKLLKGFNDLKTKYPSLAAEWSEKNLPLTPDAVNEKSTKNVWWKCRTCGYEWKAVVKARVKGGMCPVCAERAVLQGYNDLGTTDPHLLSEWDYEKNSKWTPSNVSRNSMKVVWWKCGAGHSYRAKITDRTIEQKGCPQCEAEFQQALPQMLIMMYGAQNGITVKSNSDSELGMRLVAYLPELHCAVDIAGATVTEKREQSVKAHICQSNRLGYYLIKRTADASQMAAEIKTLFIRNHIYLHTDSEKDVQVLRERFLEWKYRNACKLNGKY; encoded by the coding sequence ATGGAGAATAGTTTAAGCAGGATGCGACCGCATCTTGTATCAGAGTGGTCAGAAAAGAACTTTCCGTTGACTCCTGATACAGTGACCTTTGGGTCTAATAAAACTGTGTGGTGGAAAGGGGCTTGCGGTCACGAATGGCAGACAAGCATTAAAGCTCGCTCCGCAGGCGAGCAATGTCCAATATGTTCGGGAGCGAGGGTGCTTCGAGGTTATAACGACTTTGAGAGTAAGTTCCCTGAGCTTGCGAAGGAATGGTCGCCCAAGAATGAGCCGCTAAGACCGTCGATGATTACAGCGGCTACGCACAGGAAGGTAATATGGCGGTGCAAGCTCGGACACGAATGGACGGCATCTGTGAAAAGCCGGACGGTGAACGGCACAGGTTGTCCCTACTGCTCACACAACTTTGTACTACCGGGCTTCAACGACTTGGCAAGCCGTTTCCCTGAAATCGCTAAGGAGTGGTCAGAGCGCAACCTTCCACTGACGCCGGATCAGGTTACGGCTTTCAAGAATATTAAAGTTTGGTGGAAATGTCACTTGGGTCACGAATGGAACACATTGATTTCAACCCGTGCCGGAGGAAGTCAGTGTCCCTATTGTAGTGGGATTAAGCTACTCAAAGGATTTAATGACTTAAAAACAAAGTACCCATCCCTTGCCGCAGAGTGGTCGGAAAAGAATCTGCCGTTGACTCCCGATGCAGTCAATGAGAAGTCAACAAAGAATGTTTGGTGGAAATGCCGTACCTGCGGCTATGAATGGAAAGCCGTCGTCAAAGCACGGGTCAAAGGCGGTATGTGTCCTGTTTGTGCTGAGAGAGCCGTTCTGCAAGGCTATAATGATCTTGGAACAACTGATCCTCACTTGCTCTCAGAATGGGACTATGAAAAGAACTCCAAGTGGACACCGAGCAATGTATCGAGAAACTCAATGAAGGTCGTTTGGTGGAAATGCGGAGCAGGACACTCTTACCGTGCCAAAATCACAGATAGAACTATTGAGCAAAAGGGTTGCCCTCAATGTGAAGCGGAGTTTCAACAGGCTCTCCCGCAGATGCTGATAATGATGTATGGAGCACAGAACGGCATTACGGTCAAAAGCAATAGCGACTCGGAGCTTGGAATGCGACTTGTTGCATACCTCCCTGAATTACATTGTGCGGTCGATATTGCCGGAGCAACCGTGACGGAGAAAAGAGAGCAAAGCGTGAAAGCCCACATTTGTCAAAGTAACCGGCTGGGTTACTACCTTATTAAAAGAACTGCGGATGCTTCGCAAATGGCAGCGGAAATCAAAACGCTATTTATCCGCAATCATATCTATCTCCATACGGATTCCGAGAAAGATGTTCAAGTGCTTCGAGAGAGATTTTTAGAATGGAAATATCGAAATGCTTGTAAACTGAACGGAAAATATTGA
- the fliB gene encoding flagellin lysine-N-methylase, whose protein sequence is MRRMPHYFRDFHCTGTACRDNCCCVGWEIEIDPDTAQAYRNMEGELGDRLRAALYEEDGCTCMGQVDGKCPFLDPQNLCSIQQILGADMLGEICREHPRYYAWFRGLTEAGVGMCCEEAARLILSDPAPDTFLTEESQEDNDFDYDPAVFDALFAARETAFQLLQNRSMPLTERLALFLVFADGLQEDLDLDEPEQIYQDIRQFSDTAYCKALLNTLSVRSRQDPDHAAHWRALLELITGLDILDTAWKRGLEQLAEQPEVLFCKGHAFRETAAPFAYAFEHGAVYHTYRYFLKAVFDGDLVAKAQLTVIATLILGVCCMADWNQSGTLSLEQIIRQAKIFSQEVEYSMENLDTLAEASYRTDVFHTQGFVSMLLGQSNV, encoded by the coding sequence ATGCGCAGAATGCCGCATTATTTTCGCGATTTTCACTGTACCGGCACAGCCTGCCGGGATAACTGCTGCTGTGTGGGCTGGGAGATTGAGATCGACCCGGATACTGCACAGGCGTACCGCAACATGGAGGGAGAACTGGGGGATCGGCTCCGGGCGGCTTTGTATGAGGAGGATGGCTGCACCTGCATGGGACAGGTGGATGGGAAGTGCCCCTTTCTGGATCCACAGAATCTTTGCAGCATCCAGCAGATCCTTGGAGCGGATATGCTGGGAGAGATCTGCCGGGAGCATCCCCGGTATTACGCCTGGTTTCGCGGGCTGACCGAAGCAGGGGTGGGCATGTGCTGTGAGGAGGCTGCCCGGCTGATTTTGTCGGATCCGGCACCGGATACGTTTCTCACGGAGGAGAGCCAGGAGGACAACGATTTTGACTATGACCCGGCAGTGTTTGATGCCCTGTTTGCCGCCAGGGAGACTGCATTTCAGCTGCTGCAGAACCGGAGCATGCCTCTGACGGAACGGCTTGCCCTGTTCCTGGTGTTTGCAGACGGCTTGCAGGAAGATCTGGATCTGGACGAGCCGGAGCAGATTTACCAGGACATCCGGCAGTTTTCGGATACTGCCTATTGCAAGGCTCTGCTGAACACACTCTCTGTCCGGAGCCGACAGGATCCGGATCATGCCGCCCATTGGCGGGCTTTACTGGAGCTGATTACCGGCCTGGACATTCTGGACACCGCCTGGAAGCGGGGATTGGAGCAGCTTGCAGAACAGCCGGAGGTGCTTTTCTGCAAGGGGCATGCCTTTCGGGAGACTGCGGCTCCCTTTGCCTACGCTTTTGAGCATGGGGCGGTGTACCATACATACCGGTATTTTCTCAAGGCGGTGTTTGACGGGGATCTGGTGGCAAAGGCACAGCTGACCGTCATTGCCACTCTGATCCTGGGGGTCTGCTGTATGGCGGACTGGAACCAGAGCGGAACATTGTCCCTGGAGCAAATCATCCGGCAGGCAAAGATCTTTTCCCAGGAGGTGGAATACTCTATGGAAAATCTGGACACCCTGGCGGAGGCAAGCTATCGGACGGATGTGTTCCATACCCAGGGCTTTGTGTCCATGCTGCTGGGGCAATCGAATGTCTGA
- a CDS encoding tRNA 2-thiocytidine(32) synthetase TtcA, whose product MKRQLQPHQIITQSLTGPFQKTIWKPFVKAVDTYALIAPGDRIAVCVSGGKDSMLLAKLMQQLQRVRQNDFTLEFLTMDPGYDPAHTQQLLDNAALLGIPVQVFETNILRIVNKQAQHPCFLCARMRRGHLYAKAQALGCNKIALGHHFNDVIETTLMGMLYGGQIQAMLPRRRSDNYDGMELIRPLYCVHEEDILAWRDANALHFLQCACRFTSRSQEDAAYSRRARVKALIAHLKTESPEVERSIFHSIHTVQLDSMPGYKSRGIAHSFLERLE is encoded by the coding sequence ATGAAACGCCAATTACAGCCCCATCAGATCATCACCCAGAGCCTCACCGGCCCTTTTCAGAAAACCATCTGGAAGCCCTTTGTCAAAGCAGTGGATACCTATGCTCTGATCGCACCGGGAGACCGGATTGCCGTGTGCGTATCCGGTGGCAAGGACTCCATGCTGCTGGCAAAGCTGATGCAGCAATTACAGCGTGTCCGGCAAAACGACTTTACCCTGGAGTTTCTCACCATGGATCCTGGCTACGATCCGGCACATACCCAGCAGCTATTGGACAATGCAGCTCTGCTGGGCATCCCGGTGCAGGTGTTTGAGACGAATATTCTCCGGATCGTCAACAAGCAGGCGCAGCACCCCTGCTTTCTGTGCGCCCGCATGCGCCGGGGGCATCTGTACGCCAAAGCCCAGGCATTGGGCTGCAACAAGATCGCCCTGGGACATCACTTCAACGACGTAATCGAAACCACCCTGATGGGCATGCTGTACGGGGGACAGATCCAGGCCATGCTGCCTCGGCGCAGGAGCGACAACTACGATGGCATGGAACTGATCCGGCCCCTGTACTGCGTCCATGAGGAGGACATTTTAGCGTGGCGGGATGCAAATGCACTGCATTTTCTACAATGCGCATGCCGCTTCACCAGTCGCAGCCAGGAGGATGCCGCATACTCCCGCCGTGCCCGGGTGAAGGCGCTGATCGCCCATCTGAAAACCGAATCCCCGGAGGTGGAACGGAGCATTTTTCACAGCATCCACACGGTTCAGCTGGACTCCATGCCCGGCTATAAGTCCCGGGGCATAGCCCATAGCTTCCTGGAACGGCTGGAATGA
- a CDS encoding ABC transporter permease, whose translation MLFRSLRSFLQSHTPFFLMMILCIMISSLLMLFGYGLYQDYMLEQKSFNHSTQRFTLNANARSEDMERDGFFMNPEQLITKDELDACIDRIPEKHLGTSSLISVYFINPASVIMGASIYDICTCYFHIKDGVKSPSEETFGSRMEHPGAKGRIFTNEEYASGTPVIIVGAGESRQLGGKIQFYDGKEYTVIAEGGLFREIPYCLVSPDSVVDSVSIKLEKPLSYEQYTELKNAFSSIEDRVSFSRYIPFYDEDYWMYNSAMLASLLIAVVAAFNLVVLYHYVLVRRQKSLAIFQLCGCTKGRAIRLYVAESLMLTVPCYCLSAVLYHFVLLKPFTRIFPYIDTAYSLRLYATGFGIFVTVCTIAIWILSARIVSKHSIVERKGGVV comes from the coding sequence ATGCTCTTTCGCAGTCTGCGCAGTTTCCTGCAAAGCCACACGCCTTTTTTTCTGATGATGATCCTATGCATTATGATCTCCTCCCTGCTGATGCTGTTCGGATACGGTCTTTACCAGGATTATATGCTGGAACAAAAGAGCTTTAACCACTCCACACAAAGGTTTACTTTGAATGCAAATGCACGCTCTGAAGATATGGAGCGTGACGGTTTTTTTATGAACCCGGAGCAGCTTATAACTAAGGACGAACTGGACGCTTGTATCGACCGAATTCCAGAAAAGCATCTGGGCACGTCATCCCTTATTAGCGTATACTTCATCAACCCAGCCAGCGTTATAATGGGTGCATCTATTTACGATATTTGCACCTGTTATTTCCACATAAAAGATGGAGTAAAATCCCCTTCGGAAGAAACATTCGGCTCCAGAATGGAACATCCTGGAGCAAAAGGACGTATATTCACAAACGAAGAATATGCCTCCGGTACCCCTGTTATAATAGTTGGGGCTGGAGAATCCAGACAATTAGGTGGAAAAATACAGTTCTATGATGGAAAAGAATATACAGTTATTGCAGAGGGCGGACTATTCCGAGAAATTCCCTACTGCTTGGTTTCTCCTGACTCTGTTGTAGATTCTGTTTCCATAAAATTAGAAAAGCCCTTATCCTACGAGCAGTACACCGAGCTGAAAAACGCCTTTTCCTCCATCGAGGATCGCGTTTCCTTTTCTCGATACATTCCCTTCTACGACGAGGACTACTGGATGTACAACTCCGCCATGCTGGCGTCCCTGCTGATCGCTGTAGTGGCTGCCTTTAATCTGGTGGTGCTGTATCACTATGTGCTTGTCCGCCGGCAAAAATCCCTGGCAATTTTCCAGCTATGCGGCTGCACCAAGGGCAGAGCCATCCGGCTCTATGTGGCAGAAAGCCTGATGCTAACCGTGCCCTGCTACTGTCTGTCGGCGGTGCTGTACCACTTTGTGCTGCTGAAACCCTTCACCCGGATTTTCCCCTACATTGACACTGCCTACTCCCTGCGGCTGTACGCCACCGGCTTCGGCATCTTTGTCACTGTCTGCACCATTGCTATCTGGATCCTGTCCGCACGGATCGTTTCCAAGCATTCTATCGTGGAAAGAAAGGGGGGCGTGGTATGA
- a CDS encoding FtsX-like permease family protein, with translation MFQEIPYDRVPSDSIVEYVSLDFDKPLSFEQYNTLKNAFSSILDRIEVWRYIPFYDEDYWMYNSAMLASLLIAVVAAFNLVVLYHYVLVRRQKSLAIFQLCGCTKGRAIRLYVAESLMLTVPCYCLSAVLYHFVLLKPFTRIFPYIDTAYSWRLYATGFGIFVTVCTIAIWILSARIVSKHSIVERKGGVV, from the coding sequence TTGTTTCAAGAAATTCCATATGACCGTGTCCCCTCCGACTCTATTGTTGAATATGTTTCCCTGGACTTTGACAAGCCCCTGTCCTTTGAACAATACAACACACTAAAAAATGCCTTCTCCTCCATTCTGGATCGGATAGAGGTCTGGCGTTACATTCCCTTCTACGACGAGGACTACTGGATGTACAACTCCGCCATGCTGGCGTCCCTGCTGATCGCTGTAGTGGCTGCCTTTAATCTGGTGGTGCTGTATCACTATGTGCTTGTCCGCCGGCAAAAATCCCTGGCGATTTTCCAGCTATGCGGCTGCACCAAGGGCAGAGCCATCCGGCTGTATGTGGCAGAAAGCCTGATGCTGACCGTGCCCTGCTACTGTCTGTCGGCGGTGCTGTACCACTTTGTGCTGTTGAAGCCCTTCACCCGGATTTTCCCCTACATTGACACTGCCTACTCCTGGCGACTGTATGCCACCGGCTTCGGCATCTTTGTCACTGTCTGCACCATTGCTATCTGGATCCTGTCCGCACGGATCGTTTCCAAGCATTCTATCGTGGAAAGAAAGGGGGGTGTGGTATGA
- a CDS encoding TetR/AcrR family transcriptional regulator: MPPKYKFTREEMIDAAVRVTRIKGIDAVTARDIADELGVSTQPIFTCFHTMEEAKREIRCAAERIYRGYAERGLGMPIPFYGFGMQYIRFAREEPELYKLLFLTPAESENGGAMGAMHRSQELLRTCLQQVYHLDAAAADLYFRDVWLMTHGIATLIVTGGCTYTEEEISSMMTGISISICKAIKEVPGFVEGSFDRDTEFRKLVAE; this comes from the coding sequence ATGCCGCCAAAATATAAATTTACACGGGAAGAAATGATAGACGCTGCTGTGCGTGTGACCCGGATTAAGGGGATCGACGCAGTGACCGCCAGAGACATTGCCGATGAGCTGGGAGTGTCTACCCAGCCGATTTTCACCTGTTTTCACACCATGGAAGAGGCCAAGCGGGAAATTCGTTGCGCAGCAGAGCGGATTTATCGGGGTTATGCAGAACGGGGACTGGGTATGCCCATTCCATTTTACGGCTTCGGCATGCAGTATATCCGTTTTGCACGGGAAGAGCCAGAGCTTTACAAGCTGCTGTTTCTGACGCCGGCAGAGAGCGAAAACGGCGGAGCCATGGGTGCCATGCATCGGTCACAGGAGCTGCTGCGTACCTGTTTGCAGCAGGTGTATCATCTGGATGCGGCGGCTGCGGATCTGTACTTCCGGGATGTGTGGCTCATGACTCACGGAATCGCAACCTTGATTGTGACCGGAGGGTGTACCTACACGGAGGAGGAAATCAGTTCCATGATGACCGGCATCAGCATCAGTATCTGCAAGGCCATCAAGGAAGTACCGGGATTTGTGGAGGGCAGCTTTGACCGGGATACAGAGTTTCGGAAGCTGGTTGCAGAGTAA
- a CDS encoding glycine zipper family protein, which translates to MQTFLMRAMPWIVIALCLVLGISLHLRQKADRRRHPERQQQQDSRINEGACIGMCVGVAAASVIGLNYGMALGTGALIGALIGSRIRKS; encoded by the coding sequence ATGCAGACGTTTCTGATGCGGGCAATGCCCTGGATTGTCATAGCACTGTGCCTGGTATTGGGTATCTCGCTGCATCTGCGGCAGAAGGCGGATCGCCGGCGGCATCCGGAGCGCCAGCAACAGCAGGACAGCCGGATCAACGAAGGTGCCTGCATCGGCATGTGCGTGGGTGTGGCTGCGGCATCGGTCATAGGGCTCAATTACGGAATGGCATTGGGCACAGGCGCTTTGATCGGTGCGCTGATCGGCAGCCGGATCCGGAAATCATGA
- a CDS encoding GyrI-like domain-containing protein, translating to MPLDLKKAHREFYMATNQPMIVTVPAVHYAVVRGVGESSLKNSFFKQAVMILYAVGRTLKMSYRTAHQIDGFVPYVLPPLERFWYKSQEGRSDAAGTGMLYWTLASRLPDFVTRADFDWAVQHTTEQRDMDCAYARFVTMEEGLCVQCLHIGSYAERARTIERMHHFLGANGYAFDLTEQRQHHEIYLSDARKIPPDRLRTLLRQPIRMRQKEELYEEVVCGGIRI from the coding sequence ATGCCACTGGATTTGAAAAAAGCCCATAGGGAATTTTATATGGCAACCAATCAGCCGATGATCGTGACGGTACCGGCGGTACATTACGCAGTGGTGCGTGGAGTCGGGGAATCCAGCCTGAAAAACAGTTTTTTCAAGCAGGCGGTCATGATCCTGTACGCAGTGGGTCGCACTTTAAAAATGAGTTACCGGACAGCTCATCAGATCGACGGGTTTGTGCCCTATGTGTTGCCGCCCTTGGAAAGATTCTGGTACAAGAGCCAGGAGGGGAGATCGGATGCAGCCGGAACGGGCATGCTATATTGGACATTGGCAAGTCGGTTACCGGATTTTGTGACCCGGGCGGATTTTGACTGGGCAGTGCAGCATACAACGGAGCAGCGGGATATGGACTGTGCCTATGCCAGGTTTGTGACCATGGAGGAGGGGCTGTGCGTCCAGTGCCTGCACATTGGTTCTTATGCGGAACGGGCTCGCACCATTGAGCGGATGCATCACTTCCTTGGGGCAAATGGCTATGCCTTTGATCTGACGGAGCAAAGACAGCACCACGAGATTTATCTGTCGGATGCGAGAAAGATTCCGCCGGATCGTTTGCGAACCCTGCTGCGGCAGCCGATCCGGATGCGGCAAAAGGAGGAATTGTATGAAGAAGTGGTATGCGGAGGAATACGAATTTGA
- a CDS encoding TIGR04076 family protein: protein MKKWYAEEYEFEIEVAGFLRGKHTERYCRNGEEIGDKYTCTYGCPVNQDGYGICPKAMLVLYPKMEAIRAGGDLERIGGDGRYQTTVVCPDGCVLFRLTATPLGNENFFTGHFFDSD, encoded by the coding sequence ATGAAGAAGTGGTATGCGGAGGAATACGAATTTGAAATTGAAGTGGCTGGCTTTTTGCGGGGAAAGCATACCGAGCGGTATTGCCGGAACGGTGAGGAGATCGGCGACAAATACACCTGTACTTATGGCTGTCCGGTGAATCAGGACGGCTACGGCATCTGTCCGAAAGCAATGCTGGTGCTGTATCCGAAGATGGAGGCGATCCGGGCAGGCGGTGATCTGGAGCGGATCGGAGGAGACGGCCGCTATCAGACTACTGTGGTCTGTCCGGATGGCTGTGTGTTGTTCCGGCTGACTGCAACCCCCTTGGGCAATGAAAACTTTTTTACCGGGCACTTTTTTGATTCAGACTAA
- a CDS encoding AraC family transcriptional regulator, which yields MIRLPLWIFTKSEDFPFFIQYGYHDSECYLHSHEDFSELVIVLEGSAEHTVGTEHYPISKGDVFVINQDTEHGFTGVSDFRICNIMFRPEVLFEHIYNIRQSPGFQALFVVAPHYLQNHRFSSRLHLQSQEFAAVKAMIRDMITEYNRKQEGWQTYCYACFLQLCVRLSRLYQLTNTEQHRCVMQLAAATAYMEGHFCSSISVAELAQMSGYSQRQFSRLFKEAYGVSPNAYITNLRIQKAQQLLQNTQLPIGEIAWNCGFEDQNYFSRMFRQTAGVTPSAYRNRERNNVGKSAQ from the coding sequence ATGATACGTCTGCCGCTGTGGATCTTTACAAAATCTGAAGACTTCCCGTTTTTCATTCAATACGGCTACCATGATTCCGAGTGCTATCTGCACAGTCATGAGGACTTTTCGGAACTGGTCATCGTGCTGGAGGGCAGTGCGGAGCATACCGTAGGCACGGAGCATTACCCCATCTCCAAGGGGGATGTGTTTGTCATCAACCAGGATACGGAGCACGGCTTCACCGGGGTCAGCGATTTTCGGATCTGCAACATCATGTTCCGGCCGGAGGTGCTGTTTGAACACATTTACAACATCCGCCAGTCCCCCGGTTTCCAGGCACTGTTCGTAGTTGCGCCCCACTATTTGCAGAATCACCGTTTTTCCAGCCGGCTGCATCTCCAAAGTCAGGAATTTGCCGCAGTCAAGGCCATGATCCGGGACATGATCACCGAGTACAACCGGAAGCAGGAGGGATGGCAGACCTATTGCTACGCCTGCTTTCTGCAGCTTTGCGTCCGGCTTTCCCGGCTATACCAGCTGACTAATACGGAGCAGCACCGATGCGTCATGCAGCTTGCCGCCGCCACCGCCTACATGGAAGGACATTTTTGCAGCAGCATCAGTGTAGCGGAGCTGGCACAGATGTCCGGCTATTCCCAGCGGCAGTTCAGCCGTCTGTTCAAGGAAGCATACGGCGTGTCCCCCAACGCCTACATAACCAATCTGCGGATCCAGAAAGCCCAACAGCTGCTCCAGAACACACAGCTTCCCATCGGCGAAATCGCCTGGAACTGCGGCTTTGAGGATCAGAATTATTTCAGCCGCATGTTCCGGCAGACCGCCGGGGTCACCCCCTCCGCTTACCGGAATCGGGAACGGAACAATGTCGGCAAGTCTGCCCAGTAA
- a CDS encoding family 43 glycosylhydrolase: MKKRAFAYAAAAALSLTLCFGTYPASRLTAGSIAEAAEEASTIANSQISTNQFKNINYNNPISPAFFCADPTAVEYNGRLYLFGTNDHQQFEVKGSEVDNTYEQIKSLVVLSTDDMVNWTYHGEIHVDQVAPWITNSWAPSIVSRVEDDGLTHFYLYFSNNGLGVGVITATDPLGPWTDPLGKPLISTSTPGLNGCPNPFDPGAVIDENGVGWLSFGAGKAPGGTDYMPGSARIVRLGEDMVSFDSDFQNIPAPYLFEASELNYINGTYVYTYNTDWSDHSKQWEYDCDPPSGCSMVYMTTKTPLDPDSWVMRGECFQNPGQSGFDYSNNHTHMQKFRDQYYMFYHTLMLKQGMGIKGSYRSMQVDRISVDEDTVTITKTGGTKKGVQTIQGVDPFAVQNAASLNNTADMVYNTDSMQNPYLISDAAGAWSSVRSVTFTGSRVPAQPTVDPADYVLTKVDTITYQISVTDVDKATTLSMHPSTKAGTDCTGTAEITGTGNYTITCDMGGAEGMFNMGYFTASDDAQITFTIDTMLVNGTYAFDLSTELTNTREWADGLRNIWNGFSDGDTVYTGENAAFRYSKSADTIQLYTGEASGGTGANAPLLEDSAVLTAEVRGTGTMEVRLDAPTGQLLTSVSFDAPDAFAKVSGKAFTGIGGTHDLYFVFSGKNIAFRSWQVESIAERLMGDVNADGVCSVADVVALQKYLIKQTDTLADSKAGDYNGDGVLTGMDLVRMKRALLG, translated from the coding sequence ATGAAAAAACGAGCATTTGCATACGCAGCGGCGGCAGCATTGTCTCTGACGCTGTGCTTCGGAACGTATCCCGCATCCCGGCTCACTGCCGGATCCATTGCAGAAGCCGCAGAGGAGGCGAGTACCATCGCAAACAGTCAGATCAGCACCAACCAGTTTAAAAATATCAATTACAACAACCCGATTTCCCCGGCATTTTTCTGTGCCGACCCCACCGCAGTGGAGTATAACGGCAGGCTGTACCTGTTTGGCACCAACGACCACCAGCAGTTTGAGGTCAAGGGCTCCGAGGTGGATAATACCTATGAGCAGATCAAGTCTCTGGTGGTGCTTTCTACAGATGATATGGTAAACTGGACTTATCATGGGGAGATTCATGTGGATCAGGTTGCTCCCTGGATCACCAACTCCTGGGCTCCCTCCATTGTTTCCCGGGTGGAGGATGACGGACTGACCCACTTTTATCTGTATTTCTCCAACAACGGTCTGGGTGTGGGCGTGATCACCGCAACGGATCCGCTGGGCCCCTGGACGGATCCCCTGGGCAAGCCTCTGATTTCCACTTCCACCCCCGGACTGAATGGCTGCCCCAACCCTTTTGACCCGGGTGCAGTGATCGATGAGAACGGCGTGGGCTGGCTGTCCTTCGGTGCCGGAAAGGCACCCGGCGGCACAGATTATATGCCCGGCTCTGCCCGGATCGTCCGGCTAGGGGAGGATATGGTTTCCTTCGACAGCGACTTTCAGAACATTCCGGCACCCTATTTGTTTGAGGCAAGCGAGCTGAATTACATCAACGGCACCTATGTGTATACCTACAATACGGATTGGTCGGATCATTCCAAGCAGTGGGAGTACGACTGTGATCCCCCTTCCGGATGCAGCATGGTGTACATGACCACCAAGACCCCCTTGGATCCGGACAGCTGGGTTATGCGGGGCGAATGCTTCCAGAACCCGGGGCAGAGCGGTTTTGATTACTCCAACAACCACACTCACATGCAGAAGTTCCGGGATCAATACTATATGTTCTATCATACCCTGATGCTGAAGCAGGGTATGGGCATCAAGGGCAGCTACCGCAGCATGCAGGTGGATCGGATCAGTGTGGATGAGGACACAGTGACCATCACAAAAACCGGCGGCACGAAAAAGGGTGTACAGACCATCCAGGGGGTAGACCCCTTTGCAGTGCAGAATGCCGCTTCTTTAAACAATACAGCGGATATGGTATACAACACTGACAGCATGCAGAACCCATACCTCATTAGCGATGCAGCCGGTGCCTGGAGCAGCGTCCGCAGCGTGACCTTTACCGGCTCCAGAGTACCTGCACAGCCCACGGTGGATCCGGCGGACTATGTGCTGACCAAGGTGGATACCATTACATATCAGATCTCCGTGACGGATGTGGACAAAGCCACTACTCTGTCCATGCATCCATCCACCAAGGCGGGGACGGACTGCACCGGCACAGCGGAGATCACCGGCACCGGGAATTACACCATTACCTGTGACATGGGTGGTGCGGAAGGTATGTTCAACATGGGCTACTTTACTGCATCCGATGATGCGCAGATCACCTTTACCATTGATACCATGCTGGTAAACGGCACCTATGCCTTTGACCTGTCCACGGAGCTGACCAATACCCGGGAATGGGCGGACGGTCTGCGGAATATCTGGAACGGCTTTTCCGATGGGGACACGGTATACACCGGCGAAAATGCTGCATTCCGCTACAGCAAGTCTGCGGATACAATTCAGCTTTATACCGGAGAAGCATCCGGAGGAACCGGGGCAAATGCACCTTTGCTGGAGGATTCGGCAGTGCTGACCGCAGAGGTACGGGGTACCGGCACTATGGAGGTGCGGCTGGATGCGCCTACGGGACAGCTGCTGACCAGTGTCAGCTTTGATGCTCCGGATGCATTCGCCAAGGTATCCGGCAAGGCATTTACCGGCATCGGCGGCACCCACGATCTGTATTTTGTGTTCTCCGGCAAGAATATTGCATTCCGCAGCTGGCAGGTGGAAAGCATCGCTGAGCGGCTGATGGGGGATGTGAATGCGGATGGCGTATGCAGCGTGGCAGATGTGGTAGCACTGCAAAAATATCTCATTAAGCAGACGGACACGCTGGCAGATTCCAAAGCAGGGGACTATAATGGGGACGGTGTATTGACCGGCATGGATCTGGTACGTATGAAGCGTGCATTACTCGGATAA